A section of the Pseudovibrio sp. M1P-2-3 genome encodes:
- a CDS encoding AAA family ATPase, translating to MKFTGTSDYVATNDLTVAVNAAIALERPLLIKGEPGTGKTVLAHEVAKSLGAPLLEWHIKSTTKAQQGLYEYDAVSRLRDSQLGDERVKDINNYIRKGKLWQAFQMGERPVLLIDEIDKADIEFPNDLLLELDRMEFHVYETGETVKATQRPIVIITSNNEKDLPDAFLRRCFFHFIKFPDTQTMQDIVGVHFGNIKERLLAEALKTFYSLRDIPGLKKKPSTSELLDWIKLLLNEDVDAETLRETESRKVIPPLHGALLKNEQDVHLFERLAFMRNR from the coding sequence ATGAAATTTACTGGAACTTCCGATTATGTCGCTACGAACGACCTGACCGTCGCCGTAAATGCTGCAATAGCATTGGAGCGGCCACTTCTCATTAAGGGGGAACCGGGAACGGGGAAAACTGTCCTTGCGCACGAAGTTGCCAAAAGCCTTGGTGCCCCCCTTCTGGAATGGCACATCAAGTCCACGACCAAAGCGCAGCAGGGCCTTTATGAGTACGATGCGGTCTCTCGTCTTCGAGACAGCCAGTTGGGTGACGAGCGTGTTAAAGACATCAACAACTACATCCGAAAGGGAAAGTTGTGGCAGGCATTCCAGATGGGAGAGCGCCCTGTCTTGCTCATAGACGAAATCGACAAGGCAGATATCGAGTTTCCAAACGATTTGCTGCTAGAGCTGGATAGAATGGAATTCCACGTCTACGAGACAGGCGAGACCGTTAAAGCCACTCAGCGCCCCATTGTGATTATCACATCCAACAACGAAAAAGACCTACCGGACGCCTTTTTGCGCCGCTGCTTCTTCCACTTCATCAAGTTCCCCGATACGCAGACAATGCAAGACATTGTGGGAGTGCACTTTGGCAACATTAAAGAGCGCTTGCTGGCAGAAGCCCTGAAGACATTCTATTCCTTGCGCGATATTCCCGGCCTCAAGAAGAAGCCTTCAACCTCTGAGCTTCTGGACTGGATTAAGTTACTTTTGAATGAAGATGTGGATGCCGAGACCTTGAGAGAAACGGAGTCCCGAAAAGTGATTCCACCTCTGCATGGGGCTCTTTTGAAAAACGAGCAGGACGTTCACCTGTTCGAGCGACTGGCATTTATGCGTAACCGCTAA